In Paenibacillus ihbetae, the following are encoded in one genomic region:
- a CDS encoding RidA family protein produces MGGNAEQRLAQMGIALPVASAPAAKYANYVIVDGMMYVSGKGPSGHPRGKLGVDFTTEQGYAFARSVAIEVLAVLKDALGSLDHVKRVVKVQGFIHASPDYEEHHKVLNGFSDLMVEVFGDNGSHARSVFGAISLRDQLPVIVDSMFQVEV; encoded by the coding sequence ATGGGGGGGAATGCAGAGCAGCGATTGGCACAGATGGGGATTGCTTTGCCGGTGGCCAGCGCGCCGGCAGCAAAATATGCCAATTACGTCATCGTAGACGGAATGATGTATGTGTCTGGGAAAGGTCCTTCGGGTCATCCGAGAGGCAAACTGGGCGTGGACTTTACGACTGAGCAGGGATATGCGTTCGCCCGTTCCGTCGCCATCGAAGTGCTTGCCGTGTTGAAGGATGCTTTGGGCTCTCTCGATCATGTGAAGCGCGTAGTCAAGGTCCAAGGGTTTATCCATGCTTCACCGGATTATGAGGAGCATCACAAGGTGCTGAACGGCTTCTCTGATTTAATGGTTGAAGTGTTCGGGGATAACGGAAGCCATGCGCGATCCGTCTTTGGTGCGATATCCCTAAGGGACCAACTACCGGTGATTGTTGATTCCATGTTTCAGGTGGAGGTCTGA
- a CDS encoding alpha/beta hydrolase family protein yields the protein MIYHIDYVSEGLHVKGYLGLPPQLPHALSHSMADTAGTRPGVSVKGTLACSWRPYKEFQHPDGSTRKLPLLIYCRGGIGRVGAVRLKWVEEFAMHGFAVFAPAYRGNEGSEGRDEFGGADTMDVVNAIDWLRDIPWIDPARIYLLGFSRGAINAAKAAVISPVVAKLILWSGVSDLAQTYEERIDLRRMMKRVIGGSPNKVPERYLARSPLHYAEQLKIPVLIVHGTRDEQVLIGHSYRMADRLAELGRQVETHFYRDLKHHFPPPQHEAAVHRMCCWLMKD from the coding sequence ATGATATATCATATTGATTACGTTTCCGAAGGACTTCATGTTAAGGGGTACCTGGGCCTTCCCCCTCAGCTTCCCCACGCCCTTAGTCATTCCATGGCTGACACTGCCGGTACCCGGCCCGGCGTTTCGGTCAAAGGCACATTGGCTTGCTCATGGCGCCCGTATAAAGAATTTCAACATCCTGACGGATCAACCCGGAAGCTTCCTCTCCTGATCTATTGCAGGGGCGGGATCGGCCGCGTCGGGGCGGTGCGTCTGAAGTGGGTCGAGGAGTTCGCCATGCACGGCTTCGCGGTCTTCGCCCCTGCATATCGCGGAAACGAAGGCAGCGAGGGGCGGGATGAGTTCGGCGGAGCCGATACGATGGACGTCGTAAACGCAATCGATTGGCTCCGGGACATACCGTGGATCGACCCGGCCCGGATTTATCTGCTCGGCTTCTCCCGCGGTGCGATCAATGCCGCCAAAGCAGCGGTTATCTCGCCGGTGGTTGCGAAGCTCATTCTGTGGAGCGGGGTATCGGACCTGGCCCAAACATATGAAGAACGGATCGACCTCAGACGAATGATGAAACGGGTTATCGGCGGCTCTCCGAACAAAGTGCCGGAGCGATATCTCGCTAGGTCTCCGCTGCATTACGCGGAGCAGCTTAAGATCCCGGTGCTCATCGTCCACGGGACCCGCGACGAGCAGGTCCTTATCGGGCACAGCTATCGAATGGCGGACAGGCTCGCGGAGCTTGGCCGGCAGGTAGAGACTCATTTCTACCGGGATCTGAAGCATCATTTTCCCCCGCCGCAGCATGAAGCGGCGGTTCATCGCATGTGCTGTTGGCTGATGAAAGATTAA
- a CDS encoding YqkE family protein: MAKKKRNVPAPSASQADKPATLKDLLNPELLQKLKETSETLKASEAERLEKERQEREAARAAEQKRRDNDFEYLLENSDMDWKRYK; encoded by the coding sequence ATGGCTAAAAAGAAACGCAACGTACCCGCTCCGAGTGCTTCTCAGGCCGACAAGCCGGCAACGTTGAAGGATCTTCTGAACCCCGAGCTGCTTCAGAAATTGAAGGAGACCTCCGAAACGTTGAAGGCCTCGGAGGCTGAGCGTTTGGAGAAAGAAAGACAGGAGCGCGAGGCCGCCCGCGCAGCGGAGCAGAAGCGCAGGGATAACGATTTTGAGTATTTGCTGGAGAACAGTGATATGGACTGGAAACGATACAAATGA
- a CDS encoding DsbA family oxidoreductase, giving the protein MKVEIWSDFMCPFCYIGKRRFENALALFPNKDQVEVVYRSFELDPGASYEPGVSMDELLASKYGMSIEQARAANANVTQQAASVGLTYHMDRIIPANSFDAHRLVHFASQHGKMKEMTERLFYAHFTEGSNLQDRSLLADLAAEVGLKREEAEAVLEGDAYSSEVRADEAAANQLGIRGVPFFVLGGKYGVSGAQPLEVFTDALEKAYREAHPLVMVNEKDEGICADGSCDLPGSTK; this is encoded by the coding sequence TTGAAGGTTGAGATTTGGTCGGATTTTATGTGTCCGTTCTGTTATATAGGAAAGCGTCGTTTCGAGAATGCACTGGCATTATTTCCGAATAAGGATCAGGTCGAGGTGGTTTACCGGAGCTTCGAGCTTGATCCTGGCGCATCGTACGAGCCGGGAGTGTCGATGGATGAATTGCTGGCTTCCAAATACGGGATGAGCATTGAGCAGGCCCGGGCGGCGAACGCCAATGTTACGCAGCAGGCGGCTAGCGTCGGCCTCACGTATCACATGGACCGGATCATCCCAGCGAATTCCTTTGATGCCCATCGACTGGTTCATTTTGCAAGCCAGCATGGCAAAATGAAAGAGATGACGGAGCGTTTGTTCTACGCTCATTTTACGGAAGGCAGCAATTTGCAGGACCGCTCCTTGCTCGCCGACCTGGCCGCTGAGGTCGGATTGAAGCGAGAAGAGGCAGAGGCCGTGCTTGAGGGTGACGCCTACAGCTCTGAAGTGCGCGCTGATGAAGCGGCTGCCAACCAGCTGGGTATTCGCGGGGTTCCTTTCTTCGTGCTGGGAGGCAAGTACGGCGTATCCGGCGCACAGCCGCTGGAGGTCTTCACGGACGCCCTGGAGAAAGCCTATCGTGAAGCCCATCCGCTTGTGATGGTGAACGAGAAGGATGAGGGGATATGTGCCGACGGATCCTGCGATCTGCCTGGCAGCACGAAATAA
- a CDS encoding GNAT family N-acetyltransferase, with protein sequence MDELPTKELIIHIQRSETAYMHDRMDAIAKRPGNPEGVEVERFGNALCMYSKTMPWLSFNTVKGIQSEDISHLDAIIDFYRSRDRRFQFEIVPSTANQELLKALAERGLYQSGFHNSMYMYPINVEEESDSAVAIRQVAENEFERYAMIHCRGTGLPDQGIPSVAANNRVLSSRKGWRFYLAYVQDEPAAAGVMYINEGVASLTFGATLPDYRRHGLHRLLLRHRFRIAQQAGCALVVGQCAFLSQSHRNMEAVGMRLGYVRTTWTER encoded by the coding sequence ATGGACGAACTCCCGACGAAGGAGCTAATCATACATATTCAGCGCTCCGAAACAGCGTATATGCACGATCGGATGGATGCCATTGCGAAACGGCCGGGCAATCCGGAGGGCGTCGAGGTGGAACGTTTCGGGAATGCGTTGTGCATGTACAGCAAAACAATGCCTTGGCTTTCCTTTAACACCGTCAAAGGCATCCAATCGGAAGACATCAGCCATCTTGATGCGATCATTGATTTCTATCGGTCGAGGGACCGGAGATTTCAGTTCGAGATCGTGCCTTCCACGGCAAATCAGGAACTTTTGAAGGCGCTTGCGGAACGAGGGTTATACCAGTCAGGGTTTCACAATTCGATGTATATGTATCCGATTAACGTGGAGGAAGAGAGCGATTCGGCTGTTGCGATTCGTCAGGTCGCCGAGAATGAGTTCGAACGGTATGCCATGATCCATTGCCGCGGAACCGGGCTTCCAGATCAGGGGATCCCGTCCGTGGCCGCAAATAACCGGGTGCTCTCCTCGCGGAAAGGCTGGAGATTTTATCTTGCCTATGTCCAAGATGAGCCTGCCGCAGCTGGCGTGATGTACATCAATGAGGGCGTTGCCTCTCTTACTTTCGGAGCGACTCTGCCCGATTATCGCAGGCACGGCCTGCATCGGCTGCTCCTTCGCCATCGGTTCCGGATCGCCCAGCAAGCAGGCTGCGCTTTAGTGGTCGGCCAGTGCGCGTTCTTGTCGCAAAGCCACCGCAATATGGAAGCGGTCGGCATGCGGCTCGGATATGTGCGGACGACGTGGACGGAAAGGTAG
- a CDS encoding DUF4269 domain-containing protein, with amino-acid sequence MQDINFRNIDFLYQGTEKQKQAAVVMEDLGVFAHLARNDPILVGTVPIGIDIPGSDLDIACHVTEFAAFEQTIRRNFGHLPDLSVVSRNVNGVDRIVVRFRHRGWMFEIFGQPVPTEQQNGYRHMVVEYRLLQLIGGAGRERIIAMKQAGIKTEPAFAELLGIPGDPYAALLDMYYWPDDRLSGLYYKLLARERNEDA; translated from the coding sequence ATGCAGGACATAAACTTTCGGAATATCGATTTTTTGTATCAGGGAACGGAGAAGCAGAAGCAGGCCGCTGTCGTCATGGAAGACTTGGGGGTGTTTGCCCATCTTGCGCGTAATGATCCCATTCTCGTTGGCACGGTCCCTATTGGCATCGACATCCCGGGAAGTGATCTCGATATCGCCTGCCACGTTACGGAGTTCGCTGCATTTGAACAGACCATCCGTCGGAATTTCGGACATCTGCCGGATCTGTCGGTCGTTAGCCGAAACGTAAATGGTGTTGATCGCATCGTGGTTCGATTCCGCCATAGAGGCTGGATGTTCGAAATATTCGGCCAGCCTGTGCCGACGGAGCAGCAGAACGGATACCGGCATATGGTCGTAGAGTATCGGCTGCTTCAGCTGATCGGGGGAGCCGGGAGAGAACGGATTATCGCAATGAAGCAAGCGGGAATCAAGACGGAGCCGGCTTTTGCGGAGCTGCTGGGAATACCGGGCGATCCCTATGCGGCGCTGCTGGACATGTATTACTGGCCGGATGACCGGCTAAGCGGATTATATTACAAATTATTAGCGAGGGAGAGGAACGAAGATGCGTGA
- a CDS encoding DinB family protein, with protein sequence MREKEQLLGQYGEWIDRVKELAERDETLWSTPVAEGKWTVREVVCHIFRWDEYFFTEAIEKIARGEDPTSEHLDYDEFNENARHYAKACTTEALVRQTIAARERLIEAIRAMPENVYEGEYTDKDGHPFKVAQFMKDFIWHDNHHLRQLELVALM encoded by the coding sequence ATGCGTGAGAAGGAGCAGCTGCTTGGGCAATATGGGGAATGGATCGATCGGGTGAAGGAGCTTGCCGAACGGGATGAAACGTTGTGGAGCACACCGGTGGCGGAAGGCAAGTGGACGGTTCGCGAGGTTGTCTGTCATATTTTCAGATGGGACGAATACTTTTTCACAGAGGCGATTGAGAAAATTGCTCGCGGGGAAGATCCGACCTCTGAACACTTGGACTATGACGAGTTTAATGAAAATGCGAGGCATTATGCGAAAGCGTGCACGACCGAGGCGTTGGTCCGCCAGACGATTGCCGCGCGTGAGCGGCTGATCGAAGCGATCCGGGCCATGCCGGAAAACGTGTACGAGGGGGAATATACGGATAAGGACGGTCATCCGTTTAAGGTGGCGCAGTTTATGAAGGATTTTATATGGCATGACAACCATCATCTAAGACAGCTGGAGCTGGTAGCGCTCATGTGA
- a CDS encoding TVP38/TMEM64 family protein, which translates to MPTGYLDITSYFTESNLEWFLEQFRALGPLPGILLTFLKSFVPPMPTIVIVGVNAAVYGLWEGFLYSWIGMIAGCLTTFLLVRKISDSRLLSRWAAKPKVQRGMRWIQKNGFSYVFLLGILPVGPFVAVNIAAGLARMHILSYLLAVTLGKGIMVFCVSYIGANLSDIAAEPYKLVGVLAFIALSLWGSRRLESYYLNSHAKKAEQSPVTDLNSEAP; encoded by the coding sequence ATGCCGACGGGTTATTTGGATATCACGTCTTATTTTACGGAGAGCAACCTGGAGTGGTTTCTGGAGCAGTTCAGAGCGCTTGGTCCTTTGCCGGGCATCCTGCTGACCTTCTTGAAGTCCTTCGTTCCGCCAATGCCGACGATTGTGATTGTAGGGGTGAATGCCGCCGTATACGGGTTGTGGGAAGGGTTCCTGTATTCTTGGATCGGCATGATTGCAGGCTGCCTGACAACCTTTCTGCTGGTTAGGAAAATATCCGACAGCCGCTTGCTCTCGCGCTGGGCAGCCAAGCCCAAGGTGCAGCGGGGGATGCGTTGGATTCAGAAGAACGGGTTCAGTTACGTGTTTCTGCTCGGCATTTTACCGGTCGGTCCGTTCGTCGCTGTAAATATCGCCGCAGGACTGGCGAGAATGCATATTTTGTCCTACCTGCTGGCTGTTACATTAGGAAAAGGGATTATGGTATTCTGCGTATCCTATATTGGTGCGAACCTGTCGGACATTGCGGCCGAGCCCTATAAACTCGTTGGCGTTCTGGCCTTTATCGCGCTTTCCTTATGGGGGAGCCGGCGGCTGGAAAGCTATTATTTAAACAGCCATGCGAAGAAAGCGGAGCAATCGCCCGTTACCGACCTGAATAGCGAAGCACCTTAA
- a CDS encoding CotH kinase family protein, giving the protein MKTKYAAAPLSLLLALMLFLSGCQHWLAPGASQANKAEDENAAAQESVSAVFPKDQVIDVKITIDEADFADMIDNAEAEEYKEASVEYNGQKFEHVGIRTKGNLSLRSVVNSDSDRYSFKLSFDEYVNQTLDGISKINLNNNYSDATYMREFLAYELAASAGLPTPGFSYVNVYINGELWGFYLAVEQIGDAYLERHFGNAYGALYKGVMTGAGSDLTWLGQDPDSYTGLEMKSKSSNDDALIDMLDELNNGSDYEQVLDVDQALKYIALNVAASNMDSYLGMNKQNYYLYENKGVFSILPWDYNMAFGGFGGSNILIDEPTQGALAERPLVAKLLEADEYKERYHAILQDMLDGYLKQETFAKRVEELKTLISEHVRQDPRPFYTYEQYEEAIPALLSFVQQSSENIQQQLDGTLPSSGDGSGSGGGMGPGGMGGMRQGDAGGMPPGDGEETTGGAETTAANMLAAGSTADDGNAVPVSQAPAGEQTPELSQQQSRQEAQQESSLVTSQQSQQEGQLPQQSQQEAQLPQRSQQGAQQPSQEDAAGQGAVPGDAPVPDTDAQTGQPNANQEQPTNRFGEFGGGMGGGMPGGRGMGPQDWSRSQDQEEGNMQELIYTGISVLLLIAACLVVTLYKRKKL; this is encoded by the coding sequence ATGAAAACAAAATATGCCGCGGCTCCCCTGTCCCTTTTGCTGGCTCTGATGCTATTCCTGTCCGGCTGTCAGCACTGGCTGGCGCCCGGCGCAAGCCAGGCGAACAAAGCGGAGGATGAAAATGCAGCCGCGCAGGAAAGCGTGTCGGCGGTGTTCCCGAAGGATCAGGTTATCGATGTGAAGATTACGATCGATGAAGCGGATTTTGCGGATATGATCGACAATGCCGAAGCGGAGGAATATAAAGAGGCTTCGGTCGAATATAACGGGCAGAAGTTCGAACATGTCGGCATCCGGACCAAAGGTAACCTTAGCCTGCGGAGCGTGGTCAATTCCGACTCCGATCGATATAGCTTCAAGCTGTCCTTCGATGAATATGTGAATCAGACGCTGGATGGGATCAGCAAAATCAATCTCAACAACAACTACAGCGACGCCACGTACATGAGAGAGTTCCTCGCCTATGAGCTGGCAGCCTCCGCAGGCCTGCCAACGCCCGGCTTCTCATACGTCAATGTCTATATCAACGGTGAGCTGTGGGGGTTCTACCTTGCCGTCGAGCAGATCGGCGATGCATATCTGGAACGCCACTTCGGCAATGCATACGGCGCATTGTATAAGGGCGTGATGACCGGAGCCGGCAGCGATCTGACCTGGCTCGGCCAGGATCCGGATTCGTATACGGGACTTGAAATGAAGTCCAAATCCTCCAATGACGACGCCTTGATCGACATGCTGGACGAGCTGAATAACGGCTCAGATTACGAGCAGGTGCTCGATGTGGACCAGGCGTTGAAGTATATCGCCTTAAACGTGGCCGCTTCGAATATGGACAGCTATCTCGGCATGAACAAACAAAATTACTATTTATATGAAAATAAAGGCGTCTTCTCCATTCTCCCGTGGGATTACAACATGGCCTTCGGAGGGTTCGGCGGTTCCAATATTCTGATCGACGAACCTACCCAAGGAGCCTTAGCCGAACGGCCGCTCGTTGCGAAGCTCCTGGAGGCGGATGAATACAAGGAGCGCTACCATGCCATCCTTCAGGACATGCTGGATGGCTATCTCAAGCAAGAAACGTTTGCTAAGCGCGTGGAAGAGCTTAAGACGTTAATCTCGGAGCACGTCCGTCAGGATCCGCGCCCTTTCTATACGTATGAGCAGTACGAAGAAGCCATCCCTGCCCTCCTCAGCTTCGTCCAGCAATCATCGGAGAATATCCAGCAGCAGCTGGACGGGACGCTCCCTTCTTCGGGAGACGGCAGCGGCAGCGGAGGCGGCATGGGGCCCGGAGGGATGGGCGGCATGCGTCAGGGCGATGCAGGCGGCATGCCGCCGGGAGACGGCGAGGAGACCACCGGCGGTGCCGAAACCACCGCGGCAAACATGCTCGCAGCCGGCAGCACCGCTGATGACGGGAACGCCGTTCCCGTATCGCAAGCGCCGGCTGGAGAGCAGACACCGGAGCTGTCGCAGCAGCAATCACGGCAAGAAGCCCAGCAGGAGTCCTCGCTGGTAACGTCCCAGCAATCCCAACAGGAAGGTCAGCTGCCTCAGCAGTCGCAACAGGAAGCTCAGCTGCCTCAGCGGTCGCAGCAAGGAGCCCAGCAACCGTCCCAAGAGGACGCAGCTGGCCAAGGAGCGGTGCCCGGGGATGCGCCTGTTCCGGACACCGACGCTCAAACCGGGCAGCCGAATGCCAATCAAGAGCAGCCGACGAATCGCTTTGGCGAATTCGGCGGCGGTATGGGCGGAGGAATGCCGGGCGGCCGGGGCATGGGGCCGCAGGACTGGAGCCGCAGCCAGGATCAGGAGGAAGGGAATATGCAAGAGCTGATCTATACCGGGATCTCCGTCCTCCTTCTCATAGCGGCTTGTCTTGTCGTTACGCTGTATAAACGCAAAAAGCTGTAA
- a CDS encoding DUF4956 domain-containing protein codes for MNVTSNETTNFSNIIKKSVLENFASDISIAKILITLAMAFVIGLFIYLLYKRVFSGVLYSKSFNVSLIGMTMITAVVIIAINSNLVLSLGMVGALSIVRFRTPIKDPTDLIFLFWAAVAGIVTGAGFYTLAAIGSVVVGLILFFFIKKASVDTPYLLVIHCQDEQSEQAVRTRIAEAVKRYNLKQKTVTNGNIELTVEVRLKDAEGEFVNKLSGLPGVHNAVLISYSGDYVS; via the coding sequence ATGAATGTAACGTCTAACGAAACGACCAACTTTTCTAATATTATCAAAAAATCCGTCCTGGAGAACTTCGCATCCGATATCAGCATCGCCAAAATATTGATTACGCTCGCCATGGCCTTTGTCATCGGATTGTTTATATATCTGCTGTATAAACGGGTATTCAGCGGGGTGCTCTATTCGAAGAGCTTCAATGTGTCCCTGATCGGAATGACCATGATTACGGCGGTTGTCATCATCGCCATCAACTCCAATCTCGTGCTCTCGCTCGGCATGGTCGGCGCGCTGTCCATCGTTCGTTTCAGGACCCCGATCAAAGACCCGACCGATTTGATCTTTCTGTTCTGGGCAGCTGTTGCCGGTATCGTAACCGGCGCCGGATTCTATACGCTGGCGGCGATCGGTTCCGTGGTCGTAGGCCTCATTCTGTTCTTCTTCATTAAAAAAGCGTCCGTTGACACTCCCTACCTCCTTGTCATCCATTGTCAGGACGAGCAGAGCGAGCAGGCGGTCCGCACTCGCATCGCCGAAGCGGTGAAGCGTTACAATCTGAAGCAAAAGACCGTAACGAACGGGAACATCGAGCTGACGGTGGAAGTCAGACTGAAGGATGCCGAAGGCGAATTCGTCAACAAGCTGTCCGGGCTCCCCGGCGTCCATAACGCGGTCCTGATCAGCTACAGCGGCGATTATGTATCCTAA
- a CDS encoding polyphosphate polymerase domain-containing protein: MKKGLKYRNELKFFVNMHQYRIIRQRLNHLIRHDNHAGPSGEYHIRSLYFDDINNKALHEKLAGVRDRVKYRIRIYNVKDDVIHFEKKIKFRDYIAKLKEPLTREMTDRIMAGDYECLYQPDKPLMMELYHEMKHNLLRPKVIVDYVREPYVCANGNVRITFDKELRTGLHSVDLFNRELLPIQAIDENLIILEVKYDEYIPDYIKIALQLEGLQRQSASKYVICRKFLKYNAWEDQ; encoded by the coding sequence ATGAAGAAAGGATTGAAATACCGGAATGAACTGAAGTTTTTTGTCAACATGCATCAATACCGGATCATCCGCCAGCGGTTGAACCATTTGATCCGTCACGATAACCATGCGGGACCGTCCGGAGAATACCATATCCGAAGCCTGTATTTCGACGATATCAATAACAAAGCGCTGCACGAGAAGCTGGCCGGTGTCCGGGACCGCGTAAAATACCGGATCCGCATCTATAACGTGAAGGATGACGTGATCCATTTTGAGAAAAAGATAAAGTTCCGCGACTACATCGCGAAGCTGAAAGAACCCCTTACGAGGGAGATGACGGACCGGATTATGGCGGGAGATTACGAATGTCTGTACCAGCCGGACAAGCCTCTGATGATGGAGCTCTATCACGAGATGAAGCATAACCTGCTTCGCCCGAAGGTCATCGTCGATTATGTCCGCGAACCGTACGTATGCGCAAACGGTAATGTCCGGATCACGTTCGACAAGGAGCTGCGTACAGGGCTCCACTCCGTCGATCTGTTCAACCGCGAGCTGCTGCCGATTCAGGCTATTGATGAGAATCTGATCATTCTTGAAGTCAAGTATGACGAGTATATACCGGATTACATCAAGATCGCCCTGCAGCTGGAGGGACTTCAGCGGCAGTCCGCATCGAAATATGTCATATGCCGAAAATTTTTAAAGTATAACGCTTGGGAGGATCAATAA
- a CDS encoding sensor histidine kinase, translating to MLYYVAALWIAAIVLLANQPRQEVNRWAAFFLFSSGVGGLTALLEPDGFIPASFEPIIQSFNHTMSPYGVLVFCIVYTRQQIDPLKLRYLKLGLLLPPLASVIQVILSHEHRIDFGLLLVWTATYYFISCYLLIRAYAQEINPYRRRSLLITAMIMVPTLLGVMLLINVGSLLFPGYDFFQYVSLLIVYSFGVGLICVFVYGVLGMRLKVERDPMDRTMEAVSTGTSLLNHTLKNEIGKIALSTENVKQMLLPNQGAVLTQLRIITQASEHLLAMTERIQQQTKELVLKVQPIRLDQLIEELVQREQEMLDSHGIEVKLHIRQRPWLLIDPVHVTEAAGNLLRNAVEAAPGDGVIELTVDAGRRGAVVSVKDYGDGIPDGLQARVFEPFYSTKKDKRSNYGLGLSYAYHVMKKSGGSIGLQSRQGEGTEVSLYFPRRVLIRLAGRGEE from the coding sequence ATGCTATACTATGTGGCGGCCTTATGGATCGCGGCAATCGTGCTGCTGGCGAACCAGCCGCGGCAAGAGGTGAATCGCTGGGCGGCTTTCTTCTTATTCAGCTCAGGCGTAGGCGGCTTAACCGCACTCCTTGAGCCGGACGGCTTTATACCGGCTTCGTTTGAGCCGATCATTCAAAGCTTCAATCATACGATGTCGCCATACGGGGTGCTTGTATTTTGTATCGTGTACACCCGGCAGCAGATCGATCCTCTCAAGCTGCGGTACTTGAAGCTCGGGCTGCTTCTGCCCCCGCTTGCATCGGTAATCCAAGTCATTCTTTCGCATGAGCATCGGATCGATTTCGGACTGCTGCTTGTTTGGACGGCTACGTATTACTTTATTTCCTGCTATTTGTTAATTCGGGCCTATGCTCAAGAAATAAACCCGTACAGACGCAGAAGTCTGCTGATCACGGCTATGATCATGGTCCCCACGCTGCTGGGTGTAATGCTTCTGATTAATGTCGGCAGCCTGTTATTCCCGGGTTACGATTTCTTTCAATATGTATCACTGCTGATTGTTTATTCATTCGGCGTCGGGTTGATCTGCGTGTTCGTTTACGGTGTGCTCGGCATGCGGCTGAAGGTTGAACGGGATCCGATGGACCGTACGATGGAAGCAGTTTCGACGGGAACCTCCCTGCTGAACCACACCCTCAAGAATGAAATTGGAAAAATCGCTCTAAGCACGGAAAATGTAAAGCAAATGCTGCTCCCAAACCAAGGTGCGGTGCTTACGCAGCTCAGAATCATTACGCAGGCATCGGAGCATCTCCTTGCGATGACGGAACGGATCCAGCAGCAAACCAAAGAGCTTGTCCTGAAGGTGCAGCCGATTCGGCTGGATCAACTCATCGAGGAGCTCGTGCAGCGCGAGCAGGAAATGCTGGACAGTCATGGCATCGAGGTGAAGCTTCACATCCGGCAGCGCCCGTGGCTGCTGATCGATCCGGTTCACGTTACCGAGGCCGCGGGCAATCTGCTGCGAAATGCGGTCGAGGCTGCGCCCGGGGACGGAGTGATCGAATTGACGGTGGATGCCGGACGGCGAGGCGCGGTGGTGTCCGTCAAGGATTATGGCGACGGCATTCCGGACGGGCTGCAGGCGCGGGTATTTGAACCTTTTTACAGCACCAAGAAGGATAAACGAAGCAATTACGGACTGGGTCTTTCTTACGCTTACCATGTGATGAAAAAAAGCGGGGGATCGATAGGCCTGCAGAGCCGCCAGGGGGAAGGAACCGAGGTGTCCTTGTATTTCCCCCGCCGGGTGTTAATACGACTGGCAGGAAGGGGAGAGGAATGA
- a CDS encoding response regulator transcription factor, which yields MNPIRIFLVEDDPDWIKAMTVFLNGQEDMLVAGAAQTPEQAAEMARVLSFDVVLMDIQLTPAQLDGIYAAADILEIRPQAKVIMLTSMDDEQTITQAFTAGAAQYIEKTRFKELPAAIRGAVLHAGPMEALLKEYSRLKREEQLRGLTQAEREVFELMEEGYTHAQIEHKLFKSESTLKNQINKILKKLGVKSGKEAVEKVRRKGIVKDR from the coding sequence ATGAATCCGATACGAATTTTTCTGGTTGAAGACGATCCCGATTGGATTAAGGCAATGACCGTGTTTCTGAACGGACAGGAGGACATGCTGGTGGCGGGTGCGGCCCAGACGCCCGAGCAGGCTGCGGAGATGGCGCGGGTCCTTTCGTTTGATGTTGTGCTGATGGATATACAGCTTACCCCGGCACAACTGGACGGCATTTACGCAGCGGCCGACATATTGGAAATCAGGCCGCAGGCAAAAGTGATCATGCTAACCTCCATGGATGACGAGCAGACCATCACGCAGGCTTTTACGGCCGGCGCCGCGCAATATATCGAAAAGACCAGGTTCAAGGAACTGCCGGCGGCGATCCGGGGCGCCGTGCTGCATGCCGGTCCGATGGAAGCGCTGCTGAAGGAATATTCCCGCTTAAAACGGGAGGAGCAGCTGCGAGGCTTAACGCAAGCGGAGCGGGAAGTGTTCGAGCTGATGGAGGAAGGGTACACCCATGCCCAGATTGAGCATAAGCTGTTCAAGTCGGAAAGCACATTAAAGAATCAAATTAATAAAATCCTGAAAAAGCTTGGCGTAAAGAGCGGCAAAGAAGCCGTAGAAAAGGTGCGGCGAAAAGGGATCGTAAAGGACCGTTAG